From the genome of Amycolatopsis sp. NBC_01488, one region includes:
- a CDS encoding ferric reductase-like transmembrane domain-containing protein codes for MSSAVWYFSRATGLVSLVLFTGVVVLGALGAGRFATREWPRFTVAALHRNLALTSLAFLTAHIASAILDGYVSLSWLDVVIPFGSAYQPLWVGLGAVAIDLLLAIVVTSLVRTRIPPRAWRAVHWLAYLCWPVALVHGFGMAENDAAYGWIVALDVLCVLAVLGGVAFRATRQDADTATRKLSPLGGTR; via the coding sequence ATGAGCTCCGCCGTCTGGTACTTCAGCCGCGCGACCGGGCTCGTGTCGCTCGTGCTCTTCACCGGCGTCGTCGTCCTCGGCGCGCTCGGGGCGGGCCGGTTCGCGACCCGGGAGTGGCCGCGGTTCACCGTCGCCGCCCTGCACCGGAACCTCGCGCTGACCAGCCTCGCGTTCCTCACCGCGCACATCGCGTCGGCGATCCTGGACGGCTACGTCTCGCTGAGCTGGCTCGACGTCGTCATCCCGTTCGGGTCGGCCTACCAGCCGCTCTGGGTCGGCCTCGGCGCCGTCGCGATCGACCTGCTGCTCGCCATCGTCGTCACCAGCCTCGTCCGCACGCGCATCCCGCCGCGGGCCTGGCGCGCTGTGCACTGGCTGGCCTACCTGTGCTGGCCGGTCGCGCTGGTGCACGGCTTCGGCATGGCCGAAAACGACGCCGCGTACGGCTGGATCGTCGCCCTCGACGTGCTGTGCGTGCTGGCCGTGCTCGGCGGCGTCGCCTTCCGGGCGACGCGCCAGGACGCCGACACCGCGACCCGCAAGCTCTCGCCGCTCGGAGGCACCCGATGA
- a CDS encoding NADH-ubiquinone oxidoreductase-F iron-sulfur binding region domain-containing protein, translating to MTILPPHRLDLAGHRRRHGVLPWVAYHGDDGRDRLIDAVAAADLRGRGGAGFPTAVKLRSARAPRSVVVANGCEGDPLSHKDATLLTLSPHLVLDGLQLAAHAVGAAETVLCVHAGSPVLPSVFAALAERDDRVPVRVEEIPRRYVASEETALVHHLTSGDARPLGKSPRPDQRGVRGRPTLVDNVETLAQLALVILLGPQHYRAARADLVTVTGAVRRPGVVETAPGGSLATVLAAAGGETEPVRAVLVGGYGGQWTADFTAGVSGISAVYALPARACGLEYTAKVLAFLAAESARQCGPCMFGLPAVAADFAELLRGGPSTARLARRLPLLTGRGACAHPDGAARLAASALRVFEADVAAHAAGGRCRILERAA from the coding sequence ATGACCATCCTGCCGCCCCACCGCCTCGACCTGGCCGGCCACCGGCGCCGCCACGGCGTCCTGCCCTGGGTCGCCTACCACGGCGACGACGGCCGCGACCGGCTGATCGACGCCGTCGCCGCCGCGGACCTGCGCGGCCGCGGCGGCGCGGGCTTCCCGACCGCGGTCAAGCTGCGTTCGGCCCGGGCGCCGCGCTCGGTCGTCGTCGCTAACGGGTGCGAAGGCGACCCGCTCAGTCACAAGGACGCCACGCTGCTGACGCTGTCGCCGCACCTCGTGCTGGACGGCCTGCAGCTCGCCGCGCACGCCGTCGGCGCCGCGGAGACCGTCCTTTGCGTCCACGCGGGGAGCCCGGTGCTGCCGAGCGTCTTCGCGGCGCTCGCCGAACGCGACGACCGCGTGCCGGTACGCGTCGAGGAGATCCCGCGGCGGTACGTCGCCAGTGAGGAGACCGCGCTCGTCCACCACCTGACGTCGGGGGACGCGCGGCCGCTGGGCAAGTCGCCGCGGCCCGACCAACGCGGGGTGCGCGGCCGGCCGACGCTCGTGGACAACGTCGAAACGCTGGCGCAGCTGGCGTTGGTGATCCTCCTGGGCCCGCAGCACTACCGCGCGGCGCGCGCCGACCTGGTCACGGTGACCGGCGCGGTCCGGCGGCCCGGCGTCGTCGAGACGGCTCCCGGCGGCTCACTGGCGACGGTGCTGGCCGCGGCGGGCGGCGAGACCGAACCGGTGCGGGCGGTCCTCGTCGGCGGTTACGGCGGCCAGTGGACGGCGGATTTCACCGCGGGCGTGTCGGGGATTTCGGCGGTGTACGCGCTTCCGGCCCGGGCTTGCGGACTGGAGTACACGGCGAAGGTGCTGGCGTTCCTGGCGGCCGAGTCGGCGAGGCAGTGCGGGCCGTGCATGTTCGGGCTCCCGGCGGTCGCGGCGGACTTCGCGGAGCTGCTGCGCGGCGGCCCCTCGACGGCCCGGCTGGCCCGCAGGCTTCCGTTGCTCACCGGGAGAGGGGCGTGCGCGCACCCGGACGGCGCGGCCCGCCTCGCGGCGAGCGCGCTGCGGGTGTTCGAGGCAGACGTGGCAGCGCACGCGGCCGGTGGCCGGTGCCGGATCCTGGAGCGTGCGGCGTGA
- a CDS encoding ferredoxin, producing MKVSVDPIGCRAHGLCADVLPELVRLDEWGYPIVASGSVPPELVTEARRAAAACPALAFRLRKEESPVVASPPRH from the coding sequence GTGAAGGTGTCGGTGGATCCGATCGGCTGCCGGGCGCACGGGCTGTGCGCGGACGTGCTGCCGGAGCTGGTGCGGCTGGACGAGTGGGGCTACCCGATCGTGGCATCGGGTTCGGTGCCACCGGAACTGGTGACGGAGGCCCGCCGCGCGGCGGCCGCGTGCCCGGCGCTGGCGTTTCGGCTGCGGAAGGAGGAAAGTCCGGTCGTCGCGTCGCCTCCGCGGCACTGA
- a CDS encoding glycosyltransferase, giving the protein MRVLLSTIGSRGEVQPVLALASELRALGQDVRLCVPPDFRDWLEELGFDVVPIGPELRSTASAHRGKPTPEQIRKSTEDTVTTQFGTISVAAEGCDVLVACGALQFATRSIAERSGAAYVYASFCPITVPSELHAPPPMPWRSPGKAENRALWDEDARRWNSFFGGKVNEFRAAAGQAPVDDLPGHVFGDRPWLAADAALAPWPEPGDPRIVQTGAWIWPDERPLPDELREFLDAGEPPVYFGFGSMRTPAEVAGAALAAARAHGRRAVVARGWADLVAADAPDCLGIGEVNQQALFRRVAAVVHHGGAGTTTTAARAGAPQVVVPQMYDQHYFAGRVRDLGLGAATEPGVPTAETLTAALDTALRPEVATRAREFSGKIRADGASVAARHLLTTVPLASA; this is encoded by the coding sequence ATGCGTGTGCTGCTGTCCACGATCGGTTCGCGGGGCGAGGTCCAGCCGGTGCTGGCGCTGGCCTCGGAGCTGAGAGCGCTCGGGCAGGACGTCCGCCTGTGCGTGCCGCCGGACTTCCGGGACTGGCTCGAGGAGCTGGGTTTCGACGTCGTGCCGATCGGCCCCGAACTGCGCTCGACGGCGTCGGCGCACCGCGGCAAGCCGACGCCCGAGCAGATCCGGAAGTCCACCGAGGACACCGTCACGACCCAGTTCGGGACGATCTCCGTCGCCGCCGAGGGGTGTGACGTCCTGGTCGCCTGCGGCGCGCTGCAGTTCGCCACCCGCTCGATCGCCGAACGGTCGGGCGCCGCCTACGTCTACGCGAGCTTCTGCCCGATCACGGTGCCGTCCGAGCTGCACGCACCGCCGCCGATGCCGTGGCGGTCGCCCGGAAAGGCGGAAAACCGCGCCCTCTGGGACGAGGACGCGCGCCGCTGGAACAGCTTCTTCGGCGGCAAGGTCAACGAATTCCGGGCGGCGGCCGGGCAGGCGCCGGTCGACGACCTGCCGGGCCACGTCTTCGGTGACCGGCCGTGGCTCGCGGCCGACGCCGCGCTGGCGCCGTGGCCGGAGCCGGGCGATCCGCGGATCGTCCAGACGGGCGCCTGGATCTGGCCGGACGAGCGGCCGCTGCCGGACGAGCTGCGGGAGTTCCTCGACGCGGGCGAACCGCCGGTGTACTTCGGGTTCGGCAGCATGCGCACGCCGGCCGAGGTCGCCGGGGCCGCGCTCGCGGCGGCGCGGGCGCACGGACGCCGGGCGGTCGTCGCCCGCGGGTGGGCGGACCTCGTCGCGGCCGACGCCCCGGACTGCCTCGGCATCGGCGAGGTCAACCAGCAGGCGCTGTTCAGGCGGGTGGCGGCCGTCGTCCACCACGGTGGCGCGGGCACGACGACGACGGCGGCCCGCGCGGGCGCGCCGCAGGTGGTCGTGCCGCAGATGTACGACCAGCACTACTTCGCGGGCCGGGTCCGCGACCTGGGCCTCGGCGCGGCGACCGAGCCGGGCGTGCCGACGGCCGAGACGCTGACCGCGGCGCTCGACACCGCACTCCGGCCCGAAGTCGCGACGCGGGCGCGGGAGTTCTCGGGCAAGATCCGCGCGGACGGCGCGAGCGTCGCGGCACGTCACCTGCTGACGACGGTGCCGCTCGCGTCCGCCTGA
- a CDS encoding serine/threonine-protein kinase, with protein MADEAGRTGNAPMGDADDVTCARFALDEFGAHPRSLHDERPPSVLAGRYDVGRLIGSGGTARVYRAYDLRLAREVAVKIYDRNTVALDQRRRLREMSIQGSITHPGVVALLDSGTDHGRTYLVMQLVEGENLAERLLGGPMPAAEVTSLADGLAEALSHVHALRVVHRDLKPANVFLSADGPLIGDFGIAHALDTTHITGTGVVPGTAAYLAPEQVGGEPAGPPADVYALGLILLECVTGRREYPGTMVEAAMARLTRQPRIPPDLPPSLAHTLRRMTQRDPADRPTAAEVRHLLHAPAPTLPWATGRRTFGPAGVLRRWHRAAPADRVQRGRLGAVGRRRAAADGAAQLGSGGLETGGFGRRGPAADDPGSRWPGASEPDDQGLRESIAGERDSGRPIHQSAPNPAASNPGERGFGDPSHHDPLNSPAGDPGWRDSGDHHSLQSSAVHPGRRGLVEPTVADAGVRATGPRRILVAAGLSATSDPARRRRFTAVAGSTAAAVAAVSALVLSAQDPGARTPAQAPVPSSPASAQSSAPLAGSGTPDPEPGATESADLEPAAVTHESPVAPPKSAKAGKPPKTETHGKDKGKGPGHD; from the coding sequence GTGGCCGACGAAGCCGGCAGAACGGGGAACGCGCCGATGGGCGACGCGGACGACGTCACGTGTGCTCGCTTCGCGCTCGACGAGTTCGGCGCCCACCCGCGTTCCCTCCACGACGAACGTCCGCCGTCGGTGCTGGCCGGGCGGTACGACGTCGGCAGGCTGATCGGCAGCGGCGGTACGGCCCGCGTGTACCGGGCCTACGACCTGCGGCTCGCGCGGGAGGTCGCGGTCAAGATCTACGACCGGAACACGGTCGCGCTCGACCAGCGGCGCCGGCTGCGCGAGATGAGCATCCAGGGCAGCATCACCCACCCAGGCGTGGTGGCGCTGCTCGACAGCGGCACCGACCACGGCCGGACGTACCTGGTGATGCAGCTGGTCGAGGGCGAGAACCTGGCGGAGCGGCTGCTGGGCGGCCCGATGCCGGCGGCCGAGGTGACGTCGCTGGCCGACGGGCTCGCGGAGGCGCTGTCCCACGTGCACGCGCTGCGGGTCGTCCACCGGGACCTCAAGCCCGCCAACGTGTTCCTGTCCGCGGACGGCCCGCTGATCGGCGACTTCGGCATCGCCCACGCCCTCGACACGACGCACATCACCGGCACGGGCGTCGTCCCGGGCACGGCGGCGTACCTGGCCCCGGAGCAGGTCGGCGGCGAACCGGCCGGGCCGCCCGCGGACGTGTACGCGCTGGGCTTGATCCTGCTGGAGTGCGTGACGGGCCGGCGGGAGTACCCGGGCACGATGGTCGAGGCCGCGATGGCACGCCTGACCCGCCAGCCGCGGATCCCGCCGGACCTGCCGCCATCGCTGGCCCACACGTTGCGCCGGATGACCCAGCGCGACCCGGCCGACCGCCCGACGGCGGCGGAGGTCCGGCACCTGCTGCACGCCCCGGCACCGACGCTGCCCTGGGCCACCGGGCGGCGCACGTTCGGCCCGGCGGGAGTTTTGCGGCGATGGCATCGGGCGGCACCGGCAGATCGCGTGCAGCGCGGTCGGCTCGGCGCAGTGGGCCGCCGCCGCGCGGCAGCGGATGGGGCGGCGCAGCTCGGCTCCGGCGGCCTCGAGACAGGCGGGTTCGGCCGACGCGGCCCCGCCGCAGACGATCCCGGCTCGCGCTGGCCCGGCGCGAGCGAGCCCGACGACCAGGGGCTGCGCGAATCCATAGCGGGCGAACGCGACTCCGGCCGCCCGATCCACCAAAGCGCGCCCAACCCAGCCGCGAGCAACCCCGGCGAGCGCGGCTTCGGCGACCCCAGCCACCACGACCCGCTCAATTCCCCCGCGGGCGACCCCGGCTGGCGTGACTCCGGCGACCACCACTCACTCCAGTCCTCCGCAGTTCACCCCGGCCGCCGCGGCTTGGTGGAGCCCACCGTGGCCGATGCCGGCGTCCGAGCCACCGGTCCCCGCAGGATCCTCGTCGCCGCGGGGCTGTCCGCGACCAGCGATCCTGCGCGGCGCCGCCGGTTCACCGCCGTTGCCGGGTCGACCGCCGCGGCCGTCGCCGCCGTCTCCGCGCTGGTGCTCTCCGCGCAGGACCCCGGGGCCCGGACTCCGGCGCAGGCTCCGGTGCCCAGCTCGCCCGCGTCCGCCCAGTCCTCGGCGCCGCTCGCCGGGTCGGGGACGCCGGATCCGGAGCCCGGCGCGACCGAGTCCGCCGATCTCGAACCGGCGGCCGTCACGCACGAAAGCCCGGTCGCGCCGCCGAAGAGCGCCAAGGCCGGGAAGCCGCCGAAGACCGAGACCCACGGCAAGGACAAGGGCAAGGGCCCGGGCCACGACTAG
- a CDS encoding SDR family NAD(P)-dependent oxidoreductase has protein sequence MTTAQHKIGSGFGATTTAAEAVAGIDLTGKLAVVTGGYSGIGLETTRALTGAGAHVVVPARRRETAEETLDGVENVEVDELDLSDLDSVRAFAERFLATGRRIDLLIANAGVMACPETRVGPGWEAQFATNHLGHFALVNRLWPAVADGARVVSLSSRGHHYSPIRWDDVQFERGYDKWAAYGQAKTANVLFAVRLDELGASRGVRAFALHPGGIMTPLQRHLPREEMIERGWIDEAGNFLVEFKTPEQGAATTVWAATSPQLAGLGGLYLEDCDVAELCPADAEGMAASGVRRYAVDRDEARRLWTLSAELTGVDAFA, from the coding sequence ATGACCACCGCACAGCACAAGATCGGATCGGGCTTCGGCGCCACCACCACGGCCGCCGAGGCCGTCGCGGGCATCGACCTCACCGGCAAGCTCGCCGTCGTCACCGGCGGCTACTCCGGGATCGGCCTGGAAACCACCCGCGCGCTCACCGGCGCCGGCGCGCACGTCGTCGTCCCGGCCCGCCGCCGCGAGACCGCCGAAGAGACCCTCGACGGCGTCGAAAACGTCGAGGTCGACGAGCTGGACCTGAGCGACCTCGACAGCGTCCGCGCCTTCGCCGAGCGCTTCCTCGCCACCGGACGGCGGATCGACCTCCTCATCGCCAACGCGGGCGTGATGGCCTGCCCCGAGACCCGCGTCGGCCCCGGCTGGGAGGCCCAGTTCGCCACCAACCACCTCGGCCACTTCGCGCTGGTCAACCGCCTGTGGCCGGCGGTCGCCGACGGCGCCCGCGTCGTCTCGCTGTCCTCGCGCGGCCACCACTACTCGCCGATCCGCTGGGACGACGTCCAGTTCGAGCGCGGCTACGACAAGTGGGCGGCCTACGGGCAGGCCAAGACGGCCAACGTGCTCTTCGCCGTCCGGCTCGACGAGCTGGGCGCTTCGCGCGGCGTCCGCGCGTTCGCCCTGCACCCCGGCGGCATCATGACGCCCCTGCAGCGGCACCTGCCGAGGGAAGAGATGATCGAGCGCGGCTGGATCGACGAAGCCGGGAACTTCCTGGTGGAGTTCAAGACGCCGGAGCAGGGCGCGGCGACGACGGTCTGGGCCGCGACGTCACCGCAGCTGGCCGGGCTCGGCGGCCTGTACCTCGAGGACTGCGACGTCGCCGAGCTGTGCCCCGCCGACGCGGAGGGCATGGCCGCGTCGGGGGTCCGCCGGTACGCCGTGGACCGCGACGAGGCCCGTCGCCTGTGGACGCTGTCGGCGGAGCTCACCGGCGTGGACGCTTTCGCGTGA
- a CDS encoding DUF6069 family protein: protein MADYYGNQPQDVRPGIDARRLWAGGVATAVIAALLAVVGLLIARGVFEVEVLAPKGEGVWGNASTTTYALVAAAVALLATGLMHLLSVATPAPSQFFGWIMVLVTLIAVVLPLTLTVAPSAKIATAAINLVIGLVIAAVVNSMAASARTLHRRRSQQKPAPTRQWTQQEPPPTRYYDQ from the coding sequence ATGGCCGACTACTACGGGAACCAGCCCCAGGACGTCCGCCCGGGGATCGACGCGCGCCGCCTGTGGGCGGGCGGCGTGGCGACGGCGGTGATCGCGGCCCTGCTCGCGGTGGTCGGGTTGCTGATCGCGCGCGGGGTCTTCGAAGTCGAAGTGCTGGCCCCAAAAGGCGAGGGCGTCTGGGGCAACGCGAGCACCACGACGTACGCGCTGGTCGCCGCCGCGGTGGCCCTGCTCGCCACCGGGCTGATGCACCTGCTCAGCGTCGCCACGCCCGCCCCGTCGCAGTTCTTCGGCTGGATCATGGTGCTGGTGACGCTGATCGCGGTGGTCCTGCCGCTGACGCTGACCGTCGCGCCGAGCGCGAAGATCGCCACGGCCGCGATCAACCTCGTCATCGGGCTGGTGATCGCCGCGGTGGTCAACAGCATGGCGGCGAGCGCCCGCACGCTGCACCGGCGCCGCAGCCAGCAGAAACCGGCGCCGACCCGGCAGTGGACGCAGCAGGAGCCTCCGCCGACCCGTTACTACGACCAGTGA
- a CDS encoding nitroreductase/quinone reductase family protein: MDVRETNRRVIDQFRAGGEVDGMHRERLLLLTTTGRRTGETRTVPMMYHRDGERLLVVASNIGAPKHPDWYLNLAEDPRVTVEVDGRKFAAEALPLLGADYVRTWTELEKHYPFLADHAAKARQAKRVIPIVELSEED, encoded by the coding sequence ATGGACGTCCGCGAGACGAACCGCCGCGTGATCGACCAGTTCCGGGCGGGCGGCGAGGTCGACGGGATGCACCGGGAGCGGCTGCTGCTGCTCACCACGACGGGCCGCCGCACGGGCGAGACCCGCACGGTCCCGATGATGTACCACCGCGACGGCGAGCGGCTGCTGGTGGTGGCGTCCAACATCGGGGCACCGAAGCACCCGGACTGGTACCTGAACCTCGCGGAGGACCCGCGGGTGACGGTGGAGGTGGACGGCCGGAAGTTCGCGGCGGAAGCGCTGCCGCTGCTGGGCGCGGACTACGTGCGGACGTGGACGGAGCTGGAGAAGCACTACCCGTTCCTGGCCGACCACGCGGCGAAGGCTCGGCAGGCCAAGCGGGTCATCCCGATCGTGGAACTGTCCGAAGAGGACTGA
- a CDS encoding ABC transporter permease has translation MNTLAKGISDGGIITWRNLMNVRRNPDWLMAATLQPIMFVLLFAYVFGNAIGGEAGGAAYREFLIAGIFAQTVAFNSAFTVIGFANDLQKGIIDRFRSLPMSRIAVVLGRTTSDLVVSVVALVVMSACGLIVGWRIRGSFGDALLGYLVMLMFAWALSWVGALIGLAARSVEVAQSLGLIWMFPLSFISSAFVPTQTLPPFLKAIADWNPFTAVINATRDLFGNRFGAPPSGWPAENAALYAILCCVAIIAVFAPLATAKYRRVASK, from the coding sequence GTGAACACGCTCGCGAAGGGCATTTCCGACGGCGGCATCATCACGTGGCGCAACCTGATGAACGTCCGCCGCAACCCCGACTGGCTGATGGCCGCGACCCTGCAGCCGATCATGTTCGTGCTGCTGTTCGCCTACGTCTTCGGCAACGCGATCGGCGGCGAAGCGGGCGGCGCGGCCTACCGCGAGTTCCTCATCGCGGGGATCTTCGCCCAGACGGTGGCGTTCAACTCGGCGTTCACCGTCATCGGCTTCGCCAACGACCTGCAGAAGGGCATCATCGACCGGTTCCGCTCGCTGCCGATGTCCCGCATCGCGGTGGTCCTCGGCCGGACGACGTCCGACCTGGTGGTCAGCGTGGTGGCGCTGGTCGTGATGTCGGCGTGCGGGCTGATCGTGGGCTGGCGCATCCGCGGCAGCTTCGGGGACGCGCTGCTGGGCTACCTGGTGATGCTGATGTTCGCGTGGGCGCTGTCCTGGGTGGGCGCGCTGATCGGGCTGGCGGCGCGCAGCGTCGAGGTGGCGCAGAGCCTCGGCCTGATCTGGATGTTCCCGCTGAGCTTCATCTCGTCGGCGTTCGTCCCGACGCAGACGCTCCCGCCGTTCCTCAAGGCGATCGCGGACTGGAACCCGTTCACGGCGGTGATCAACGCCACGCGCGACCTGTTCGGCAACCGCTTCGGCGCACCACCGTCGGGCTGGCCGGCGGAGAACGCGGCGTTGTACGCGATCCTGTGCTGCGTGGCGATCATCGCGGTGTTCGCCCCGCTGGCGACGGCGAAGTACCGGCGGGTGGCGAGCAAGTAG
- a CDS encoding ATP-binding cassette domain-containing protein → MPEPDSAVQVRGLVKTYGSTRALDGVDLDIPAGRVLGLLGPNGAGKTTTVRILTTLLRPDSGEARVAGYDVLTQPDEVRQRIGLSGQYAAVDENLTGFENLYMVGRLYGRRKSAARSRARELLARFALEEAADRPAKGYSGGMRRRLDLAGALVAEPTVVVLDEPTTGLDPGGRLDTWGVIKELVADGTTVLLTTQYLEEADQLADSIVVIDHGRVIARGTADELKAQIGGERLELVVASAADLPATLEVLREVGTGEPSGDDHTRRAEILVDTGPKALIEALRRLDGQGIAVQDVALHRPTLDDVFLSLTGHGAEPAEEVAK, encoded by the coding sequence ATGCCGGAACCGGACAGCGCCGTCCAGGTGCGCGGGCTCGTCAAGACCTACGGTTCGACCCGCGCGCTCGACGGCGTCGACCTCGACATCCCGGCCGGGCGCGTGCTCGGCCTGCTCGGCCCGAACGGCGCCGGGAAGACCACGACGGTCCGCATCCTGACGACGCTGCTGCGGCCGGACTCCGGCGAGGCGCGCGTGGCCGGCTACGACGTCCTGACCCAGCCCGACGAGGTGCGGCAGCGGATCGGGCTGTCCGGCCAGTACGCGGCCGTCGACGAGAACCTCACCGGCTTCGAAAACCTCTACATGGTCGGACGGCTCTACGGACGGCGGAAGTCCGCGGCCCGCTCGCGCGCCCGCGAGCTGCTGGCGCGGTTCGCGCTCGAGGAGGCCGCCGACCGGCCGGCCAAGGGCTATTCGGGCGGCATGCGGCGGCGGCTCGACCTCGCCGGGGCGCTGGTCGCCGAGCCGACCGTCGTCGTCCTCGACGAGCCGACCACCGGCCTCGACCCGGGCGGGCGGCTCGACACCTGGGGCGTCATCAAGGAACTGGTCGCCGACGGCACGACCGTGCTGCTGACCACCCAGTACCTCGAAGAGGCTGACCAGCTCGCCGACTCGATCGTGGTGATCGACCACGGCCGGGTGATCGCGCGCGGCACGGCCGACGAGCTCAAGGCCCAGATCGGCGGCGAGCGGCTGGAGCTGGTCGTCGCCTCGGCCGCGGACCTGCCGGCCACCCTCGAGGTGCTGCGCGAGGTGGGCACCGGCGAGCCGTCCGGCGACGACCACACGCGGCGCGCGGAGATCCTCGTCGACACCGGGCCGAAGGCGCTCATCGAGGCGTTGCGCCGGCTCGACGGCCAGGGCATCGCCGTCCAGGACGTCGCCCTGCACCGGCCGACCCTCGACGACGTCTTCCTGTCCCTGACCGGCCACGGCGCCGAGCCGGCCGAGGAGGTGGCCAAGTGA
- a CDS encoding OsmC family protein, translating into MDAETLRATQTPLKEQYRERPETALVTLHADAELAALGISCKVETGRAVVEAGLHPATGGDGTLACSGDMLLEALVACAGVTLRAVATSLGLEVRGGRVRAEGDLDFRGTLAVAKDAPVGFRAIRLSFALDTDAAEDQLATLEKLTERYCVVFQTLRTPPEFAVTLAAK; encoded by the coding sequence ATGGATGCCGAAACGCTGCGCGCGACCCAAACGCCGTTGAAGGAGCAGTATCGGGAGCGGCCCGAAACCGCACTCGTCACGCTGCACGCGGACGCCGAGCTTGCCGCTCTCGGCATCTCCTGCAAGGTCGAAACCGGCCGCGCGGTCGTCGAAGCCGGGCTGCACCCGGCGACCGGCGGCGACGGCACCCTCGCCTGCTCCGGCGACATGCTGCTCGAAGCGCTCGTCGCGTGCGCCGGCGTGACACTGCGGGCGGTGGCGACGTCGCTGGGCCTCGAAGTGCGCGGCGGCCGGGTCCGGGCCGAAGGCGATCTCGACTTCCGCGGCACCCTCGCCGTCGCGAAGGACGCGCCGGTGGGCTTCCGCGCGATCCGGCTGTCGTTCGCTTTGGACACCGACGCTGCCGAAGACCAGCTCGCCACGCTCGAGAAGCTGACCGAGCGCTACTGCGTGGTGTTCCAGACGCTGCGGACGCCGCCGGAGTTCGCCGTCACGCTCGCGGCGAAGTAA